In Nostoc edaphicum CCNP1411, the sequence TATGGAACTTCAATCATTAATCTAGATATATATCCACCACCAGATTTAGTTATTGAAGTTGCGAATACTTCACTTGCTGATGATCAAGGTGAAAAACAGCTTTTGTACGAAGATTTAGGAGTGAAAGAATACTGGATTTTAAATGTCCAGAATGTCCAAGTTATGGCTTTTGCCATTGAGAACCAAGGTAGTAGGCGAATTACAGAATCTCAGGTATTAGCAGGATTAGCATTACGACAGATTCGCCAAATAAATCAAAGTCAAGTTGGTGCTTGGTTACTAACCCAATTTCAGCAATAATTACAAACTGCCTTGGGAATAGGGAAAAGGATACAGAGCAACTAATCCCTGATTGCACCATAGCAATCCTATTAAATTTGTGAGAATTGCAAGCCGTAGAATCTCACGAATGGTTCAGGATTGCACTAATACATTGTGGCTAAAGTCACCCATTCAGGTGAAGACATACAGAAATACTAATGCCTAGTATGAAGGAAGATTAAGCAAATATGAAGCACACTATAGGAATCCGCTTTGATTCCTGAAATTATTTACGTAGGGAGGGAACAGGGAACAGGGAATAGGGAACAGGGAAGAAGGAATAAAAGTGTACTGAGTTTTTTTCAAATCAAATACGAGTCCTATATGCGTCTAGTACAGTACGGCGGAAATAAACCACCCATTCCCAATCAACAAAACCCTTACGCTGTCTTCATTTTTAATTTTTAATTTTTAATTCCGCCTTGCGGTACTAGTTGTTTCTTCACTCATAAAAATTTAATCCTAAAGCTTTAACAACCCCGTATTCTCAATTTGTTCTCTAACTAAAAGCTACTCTTATATAACAAGATTTACAGGCTTCTTTAACATGGCTACGCACATAGAAATTCCGGTTATTGGCAAAGTTAAGTATCCATTACGCTGGCTGATGGGGCTGATGGCAGGGGGTGCTTTGGTTGTAGGTACAGTTACAACCTATACCTTGGTAAATCAAGGGACAAACAAAGAAGATATTGCTCAATTAACTGTGCCAGTGGCAGCACAAAATGTGACATTGCGGATTACAGCTAGTGGCAAAGTCGTACCAGTTCAGAGCGTAAATATTAGTCCGAAGAACCCCGGTGTGCTGTCGCAATTATACGTGGAACAAGGCGATCGCATTCAACAAGGGCAAATTCTCGCCCGGATGGATAGTGCCAGCATCGAAGCTCAAAGGAGCCAGTACCGTGCCAACTTAGCCCAAAGTCAAGCACAGCTAGCCCAAGCCGTTGCTGGTAGTCGTCCTCAAGAAATCGCTCAATCTAGGGCGCGATTAGCACAAGCACAAGCCCAACTAGCTGCGGCTAAGGCTGGTAATCGTCCTCAAGAGATTGCTCAATCTCAATCACAAGTGGATGCAGCTCAAGCAAGGGTGAATTACACCGGTGAACAGGTAAAGCGTTATCAATACTTGTATAAAGAGGGAGCAGAGAGAAAACAATTACTCGATCAAGCCATCAGCGACGACAAAAGTGCTAGAGCTAGTCTAGAAGAAGCTAAAAAACGATTGTCATTAGTCCAAAGTGGCACTCGGACTGAGGAAATCGACCAACGCCAAGCCGCTGTGAATGAAGCACGAGCAGCATTGGTACTGTTAGAAGATGGCACCCGTTCTGAAGAAATTGTCCAGCGTCAAGCCGCTGTTGCATCCGCTGAGGCTCAATTGAAGGGTGTGCAAGTGCAGTTAGATGAGACTATTATTCGCGCTCCTCTTTCGGGAATTGTTACCCAAAAATATGCTGATCCAGGGGCATTTGTCACACCGACAACCTCTGCTTCTGCTAGTGCGTCAGCAACTTCTAGTTCAATTGTCGCCGTAGCAAGGGGTTTAGAAGTATTAGCTCAAGTTCCCGAAGCCGATATTGGCAGAATTAAGCAGGGACAGCAGGTGGAAATTGTCGCCGATGCCTATCCCGATCAAGTTTTTAAAGGTAAAGTGCGCCTGATTGCTCCCGAAGCAGTGGTGGAACAAGGTGTAACATCCTTCCAGGTGCGGGTTAGTCTCGATACTGGCACAGATAAACTGCGTTCTGGCTTAAATGTGGATCTGACTTTCTTGGGCGATCGCGTTAATAATGCCTTAGTGTTACCAACGGTGTCAATCGTCACCGAAAAGGGTCAAACTGGGGTACTCATACCAGATGCAAACAATAAACCCCAGTTCCGCGAAGTTACAATTGGGGCGCAAATTCAAGACCAAACTCAGATTTTAGGGGGAATTAAAGAAGGCGATCGCGTTTTTGTGAACCCACCTAAAGACTACAAAATTGAAAAGGCGAAAGAACAGAATAATTCGTAATTAGTAATTGTTTAAAACATGAATTTTTTAGAAAGTGTCCAAATGGCGGGGAAAACTCTGCTATCGAATAAGCTGCGTAGTGCCCTCACGATGTTGGGTATAGTTATTGGCAACGCCTCAGTGATTGCCATGATTGGGATTGGCGAAGGTGGGCAAAAGTTCGTTAATAAACAGCTGGAGTCACTAGGGCCAAATGTGCTATTTGTACTGCCAGGTAATCGAGAAACTCAGCGGATATCCTTTGAAGTGCCAAAAACTCTGGTGTTGCAAGATG encodes:
- a CDS encoding Uma2 family endonuclease; the encoded protein is MGVISYGTSIINLDIYPPPDLVIEVANTSLADDQGEKQLLYEDLGVKEYWILNVQNVQVMAFAIENQGSRRITESQVLAGLALRQIRQINQSQVGAWLLTQFQQ
- a CDS encoding efflux RND transporter periplasmic adaptor subunit, coding for MATHIEIPVIGKVKYPLRWLMGLMAGGALVVGTVTTYTLVNQGTNKEDIAQLTVPVAAQNVTLRITASGKVVPVQSVNISPKNPGVLSQLYVEQGDRIQQGQILARMDSASIEAQRSQYRANLAQSQAQLAQAVAGSRPQEIAQSRARLAQAQAQLAAAKAGNRPQEIAQSQSQVDAAQARVNYTGEQVKRYQYLYKEGAERKQLLDQAISDDKSARASLEEAKKRLSLVQSGTRTEEIDQRQAAVNEARAALVLLEDGTRSEEIVQRQAAVASAEAQLKGVQVQLDETIIRAPLSGIVTQKYADPGAFVTPTTSASASASATSSSIVAVARGLEVLAQVPEADIGRIKQGQQVEIVADAYPDQVFKGKVRLIAPEAVVEQGVTSFQVRVSLDTGTDKLRSGLNVDLTFLGDRVNNALVLPTVSIVTEKGQTGVLIPDANNKPQFREVTIGAQIQDQTQILGGIKEGDRVFVNPPKDYKIEKAKEQNNS